Proteins from a single region of Parafrankia discariae:
- a CDS encoding DUF3560 domain-containing protein, giving the protein MHETAPPPDDAARAPLAIRHDRETGTLMDGIRRADCRVLSPIFTRFRVRWSDLIGEEGSWYLRGSRGRAADTFRINELAGALRVAGFPVTVSVDDTPITDIATWEAARIGRADDRATQHTDAAGRATARADARRNAADALRGAIPLGQPVLPGHHSAPGHRRDLARADRHDDAATEATATAGYHADKAAAAARYAQSRLDVPAALRRLKTLEAAQRVDTRALRAAERRAADGDPAPHPRWKARIEADLLQRAAEIDYWTRHVAEQEAAGVKVWRPGDFQTGDQVKASFGGWHPVLRVNTRSLTIPTGTWKGRPGG; this is encoded by the coding sequence ATGCACGAGACCGCGCCCCCACCCGACGACGCCGCACGGGCGCCGCTGGCGATCCGCCACGACCGGGAAACCGGCACGCTGATGGACGGCATCCGCCGGGCGGACTGTCGGGTCCTGTCGCCGATCTTCACCCGGTTTCGGGTCCGCTGGTCTGACCTCATCGGCGAGGAAGGCTCCTGGTATTTGCGTGGCAGCCGAGGCCGCGCCGCGGACACCTTCCGGATCAACGAGCTGGCCGGCGCGCTGCGCGTCGCCGGCTTCCCCGTCACGGTCAGCGTCGACGACACACCGATCACCGACATCGCCACGTGGGAAGCGGCCCGGATCGGGCGGGCCGACGACCGCGCCACCCAACACACCGACGCCGCCGGCCGTGCGACAGCCCGCGCCGACGCCCGGCGCAACGCCGCCGACGCGCTGCGCGGCGCCATCCCGCTGGGGCAGCCTGTCCTGCCCGGTCACCACTCCGCGCCCGGCCACCGGCGCGATCTGGCGCGCGCCGACCGGCACGACGACGCCGCCACGGAGGCCACCGCCACCGCCGGCTACCACGCGGATAAAGCCGCCGCCGCGGCCCGCTACGCACAAAGCCGCCTCGACGTCCCGGCTGCGCTGCGCCGCCTCAAGACCCTGGAAGCCGCGCAGCGTGTCGACACCCGCGCCCTGCGCGCAGCGGAACGCCGAGCCGCCGACGGCGACCCTGCCCCGCACCCCAGGTGGAAGGCCCGCATCGAGGCGGACCTCCTCCAACGCGCCGCCGAGATCGACTACTGGACCCGGCATGTCGCCGAGCAGGAAGCCGCCGGGGTGAAGGTCTGGCGGCCGGGCGATTTCCAGACCGGGGACCAGGTCAAGGCGTCGTTCGGTGGCTGGCACCCGGTCCTGCGCGTCAACACCCGCTCCCTGACCATCCCCACTGGGACCTGGAAGGGGAGACCTGGCGGTTGA
- a CDS encoding DNA-processing protein DprA → MTDPLRRACAALTSLPPNRDRAEAVRRHGAVAVWDRLAGYHRTLGPDGVLEHATRIGWRLLIPGDSDWPATLDVPGGPVGLWASGEGNPRSLLSRAVTILSAKAGSAYGRTVAVDLTHDLTTPDQGGAVTIVAFAGESTAQTAALTSAARAHTAVAVLDTPTRIDTHDRHLLRDVTAPGTLLGAVAARGAVLSPAAPGALTLPQRVRARIDLLAALAPVTVLIEAGPDDEVPLAVAFAAHYRHRRPLFAVPGPVTSSLSAGPLTLLREGTARIVTSGDDLRPALTPHCHRPGDAPPPPGPR, encoded by the coding sequence GTGACTGACCCGCTCCGCCGTGCCTGCGCCGCGTTGACCTCCCTGCCCCCGAACCGCGACCGTGCCGAAGCGGTCCGCCGCCACGGCGCGGTCGCGGTGTGGGACCGGCTCGCCGGCTACCACCGGACCCTCGGCCCCGACGGCGTCCTGGAACACGCCACCAGGATCGGCTGGCGCCTACTCATCCCCGGCGACTCCGACTGGCCCGCCACCCTTGATGTTCCCGGCGGGCCGGTCGGGCTGTGGGCGTCCGGCGAGGGGAACCCACGCAGCCTGCTGTCCCGGGCGGTGACCATCCTGAGCGCCAAGGCAGGCAGCGCCTACGGCCGCACGGTCGCCGTCGACCTCACCCACGACCTGACAACACCCGACCAGGGCGGCGCCGTCACCATCGTCGCCTTCGCTGGCGAGAGCACCGCGCAGACCGCCGCGCTCACCTCCGCCGCCCGCGCGCACACCGCCGTCGCCGTCCTCGACACCCCCACCCGCATCGACACTCACGACCGCCACCTGCTGCGCGATGTCACAGCCCCCGGCACGCTGCTGGGCGCTGTCGCGGCCCGCGGCGCGGTCCTCAGCCCGGCCGCCCCCGGCGCCCTCACCCTCCCCCAGCGGGTCCGGGCCCGCATCGACCTGCTCGCCGCCCTCGCCCCTGTCACAGTGCTGATCGAAGCCGGCCCGGACGACGAGGTGCCGCTCGCCGTCGCGTTCGCCGCCCACTACCGCCACCGCCGACCGCTGTTCGCCGTTCCAGGCCCGGTCACCAGTTCGCTCAGTGCCGGTCCGCTCACCCTGCTGCGCGAGGGCACCGCCCGCATCGTCACCAGCGGCGACGATCTGCGCCCCGCCCTCACCCCCCATTGCCACCGGCCCGGCGACGCCCCACCCCCGCCAGGCCCGCGGTGA